TGGCGGCCAGGATCTCCTGCACCCAGGGCAGGAGCTTGGTGACTCGGGCGTACACGGCAGGCGTGGTAGTGGAGCAGGTGCCGCTGCCCCAGGACACAATGCCCACCAGGGTCCAGGCTCCATCCTTCTGGCAGACCAGGGGGCCGCCAGAGTCGCCCTGTAGAAAGGAGATAGGAACTATCTCAAGACCTGAAAGGGGTGCCAGGGCCTAGGGGACCCTGACCTGGTGGAGTCCAGGGAGAGGTGCAGAGAAATGCCACGCTTTGGGATGGGGGGGCGCTGGGGTCTTGAGGTCTGGGTTCATGTGGCAGCCTCTGCTCTGCCATGCACTCCTGGAGGGAGCTGCACCAGGTGGCTTCCCTCTCTAAGCCGGGGCACCATCTGTCTGTCCAAACCTCCAGCTCAGAGGGCTGCAAGGAAGTCCTCAGGGTCAGCCCCACCTGCCTGGCCTAAAGGAGCCCTCAAGGGCAGCTGTGAACCTGAGTCTGGACCCTCAGCAGGCCCCAGGAAGGAGTGGGCTTAGATGAGGGCAGAGAGGGGTGGAAAGCCCAGGCCTCCCCTGCAGCCCCCTGGCCTGGCAGAGTCTGGGCAGGGCCCGCCTCACCATGCAGGAGGAGACGCCACTGGCCCCGGCGCAGATCATCACGTCGGTGATCTTGCTGCCCCAGAACTTCTTGCAGTCGGCGTTGGACACGAGGGGCAGGGCCGCCTGCTGCAGCTTGTCAGGGGTTTTGTTGGCTGCAGGACAGAAGGGTCAGGGCCCCTGGGcccacccagcccagccaggAGGGAGAGACCTGGGGCCGACATGCCTGCCCTCCCCCGCACCATTGCCATGACCGTGGGCACAGCCCCTGGAGCCTGAGAAGCACCTGTGGGACGAGGGGGCGCTGGCTCTGCCCAGGTGGGAGCCCCAAGCTCTGACTCCAGGCAGGTCAGCCAGAGCAGGGCTCACACGGCCGTCTGCCTCTCAGAAGCCCCCCGCAGAGGCTCCTCATGATCCGGCCtgggttttatttgcatttgggGGATTTTAAATTCAAAGATTTTCAATGAAGAACAGACAGGAGCGAATTGGAATTTAGAGTCAAATGGTCACAGCGGGGACTCCACGGCAACACAGCCCGGGTCCCCGAGGTGGCCCCTGACCCCAAGGCAGCCCCTCAGCCCTCACCGTTGTACTTGGTCTTGCCCCAGCCAGTGGTGGCGCACAGGGTCCCTGCGGGGAAGTCGTCGTCGGCACTGGGCAGGCACACGGCAGACACCGTCTGGGAGAAGCGGGCGGGTGTGGCCAGCTTCAGCAGGGTGATGTCGTTGCGCACGGTCAGGAAGCTGAACTTGGGGTTCTTGAAGACCTGAGGGTAGGGGCCAGAGAGCCGGGGTGAGGCCCCGGGAGGAGGCGGGACCTGCAGGCTTCCAGGACACAGACTCCTTCCCTGGAGGCCGTTCGGGAGCAGTCCATCCCCAGGGCTGGAATGGGAGCCTCGAGGCTGGCCCTGCCCCCCTGGGCACCTGTCCCTGAAGCAGCCGAAGGGTTCCCCCTCCTCGTGCCCACTGTCCCTGCCCTCTGCTCTTTGGGGCCTGGGTACCTTGGCGATCTTCAGGACCTGGATGTTCTCCTCATCAGAGCCCTGGTCAAACTCTCCAGCCACGACCACGTCGGAGGTGCTGGACAGAGTGTAGCGGGTGAGAAGAGAACATGccctgctccccccacccccaccgggGCTGGAAGCAGAGCTGGAGGCTGCCGGCCCTCACCTGACC
The Callithrix jacchus isolate 240 chromosome 20, calJac240_pri, whole genome shotgun sequence genome window above contains:
- the LOC100401959 gene encoding chymotrypsinogen B isoform X2; translation: MAFLSLLSCFALAGAAFGCGVPAIHPVLSGLSRIVNGEDAVPGSWPWQVSLQDKTGFHFCGGSLISEDWVVTAAHCGVSTSDVVVAGEFDQGSDEENIQVLKIAKVFKNPKFSFLTVRNDITLLKLATPARFSQTVSAVCLPSADDDFPAGTLCATTGWGKTKYNGRLWRPPGLPEGWSLDPGGHCVLGQRHLLHYHACRVRPSHQAPALGAGDPGRQLSPRLLLPLPQDFPLNSSV
- the LOC100401959 gene encoding chymotrypsinogen B2 isoform X1, giving the protein MAFLSLLSCFALAGAAFGCGVPAIHPVLSGLSRIVNGEDAVPGSWPWQVSLQDKTGFHFCGGSLISEDWVVTAAHCGVSTSDVVVAGEFDQGSDEENIQVLKIAKVFKNPKFSFLTVRNDITLLKLATPARFSQTVSAVCLPSADDDFPAGTLCATTGWGKTKYNANKTPDKLQQAALPLVSNADCKKFWGSKITDVMICAGASGVSSCMGDSGGPLVCQKDGAWTLVGIVSWGSGTCSTTTPAVYARVTKLLPWVQEILAAN